The following proteins are co-located in the Helicobacter pylori genome:
- a CDS encoding outer membrane protein: MNRFFSKPLLALVVSMSTLLAMDGNGVFLGAGYLQGQAQMHADINSQKQATNATIKGFDALLGYQFFFEKHFGLRLYGFFDYAHANSIRLKNPNYNSEAAQVAGQILGKQEINRLTNIADPKTFEPNMLTYGGAMDVMVNVINNGIMSLGAFGGVQLAGNSWLMATPSFEGILVEQALVSKKATSFQFLFNVGARLRILKHSSIEAGVKFPMLKKNPYITAKNLDIGFRRVYSWYVNYVFTF, encoded by the coding sequence ATGAATAGATTTTTTTCTAAACCTTTGTTAGCTTTGGTTGTGTCTATGAGCACGCTACTAGCTATGGATGGTAATGGCGTTTTTTTAGGGGCGGGTTATTTGCAAGGACAAGCCCAAATGCATGCGGATATTAATTCTCAAAAACAAGCCACTAACGCTACTATCAAGGGCTTTGATGCGCTTTTAGGGTATCAATTTTTCTTTGAAAAACACTTTGGCTTGCGCCTTTATGGGTTTTTTGACTACGCCCATGCCAATTCTATTAGGCTTAAAAACCCCAACTATAACAGCGAAGCGGCACAAGTAGCAGGTCAAATTCTTGGGAAACAAGAAATCAATCGTTTAACAAACATTGCCGATCCCAAAACCTTTGAGCCAAACATGCTCACTTATGGGGGGGCTATGGATGTGATGGTCAATGTCATCAATAACGGCATCATGAGTTTGGGGGCTTTTGGTGGGGTGCAATTAGCCGGCAATTCATGGCTTATGGCAACACCGAGCTTTGAGGGTATTTTAGTGGAGCAAGCCCTTGTGAGCAAAAAAGCCACTTCTTTCCAATTTTTATTCAATGTGGGGGCTCGCTTAAGGATCTTAAAGCATTCTAGCATTGAAGCGGGCGTGAAATTCCCCATGCTGAAGAAAAACCCCTATATCACTGCAAAAAATTTGGATATAGGGTTTAGGCGCGTGTATTCATGGTATGTGAATTATGTGTTCACTTTCTAG
- a CDS encoding alanine dehydrogenase — MTIGLVKESMDLESRVALVPDDVALITQKGVGVLVENHAGTNSGYSNEAYESVGAKIVDSKTAWGQDLVVKCKEPLEHEYPLLKEKATLFSYLDLAYQKSLCEMFIDKKITSICTETIAGPKNDYPILAPMSVVAGRLAAHLIQHYLLALEHVKGFMGKGVMLGGLSGAQRAKIVVVGGGVVGMESAKVLSQMGAKVTILELDYAKLQNHPYYHLYDLEVLSVNEANIIQALSGAVGLVGAVLVTASQTPKVILRRHLKRMQKQGVVIDVACDLGGCIETIHQTSHSNPVYVEEGLLHYGVPNMPGIAAKTSSVAYSHASVPYLLYYLEHGLKGFLKANTKIVANTLGGLSAYNGYITQEGIAKAFNLAFKSPLEVLKEL, encoded by the coding sequence ATGACTATTGGGCTAGTCAAAGAAAGCATGGATTTAGAATCACGAGTGGCTTTGGTACCTGATGATGTGGCGCTAATCACTCAAAAGGGCGTGGGGGTTTTAGTGGAAAATCATGCCGGCACTAATAGCGGTTATAGTAACGAAGCGTATGAGAGCGTGGGGGCTAAAATCGTGGATTCTAAAACAGCGTGGGGGCAGGATTTGGTGGTCAAATGCAAAGAACCTTTAGAGCATGAATACCCTTTGTTGAAAGAAAAAGCCACGCTGTTTAGTTATTTGGATCTAGCGTATCAAAAAAGCTTGTGCGAAATGTTTATAGATAAAAAAATCACTTCCATTTGCACTGAAACCATTGCCGGGCCTAAAAACGACTACCCTATTTTAGCACCTATGAGCGTGGTGGCTGGGAGGTTGGCTGCGCATTTAATCCAGCATTATTTACTGGCTTTAGAGCATGTTAAGGGCTTTATGGGTAAGGGGGTCATGCTTGGGGGGTTATCGGGTGCACAAAGGGCTAAAATTGTCGTGGTTGGGGGCGGTGTGGTTGGCATGGAGAGCGCGAAAGTGTTGAGCCAAATGGGGGCTAAAGTAACGATTTTAGAATTAGACTACGCTAAATTGCAAAACCACCCCTATTACCATTTGTATGATTTAGAAGTTTTAAGCGTGAATGAAGCCAATATCATTCAGGCTTTAAGCGGAGCGGTGGGGCTAGTGGGAGCGGTGTTAGTTACAGCGAGCCAAACCCCTAAAGTGATCTTAAGAAGGCATTTAAAACGCATGCAAAAACAAGGGGTAGTGATAGATGTGGCTTGCGATTTAGGGGGGTGCATAGAAACCATACACCAAACAAGCCATTCTAACCCGGTGTATGTGGAAGAGGGTTTGTTGCATTATGGCGTGCCTAACATGCCAGGGATTGCCGCTAAAACAAGCTCTGTAGCTTATAGCCATGCGAGCGTGCCGTATTTGTTGTATTATTTAGAGCATGGCTTGAAAGGCTTTTTAAAAGCCAACACCAAAATCGTGGCAAACACCCTTGGAGGCTTGAGCGCTTATAACGGCTATATCACCCAAGAAGGCATCGCTAAAGCTTTCAATCTAGCGTTTAAATCGCCTTTAGAGGTTTTAAAAGAGCTTTAA
- a CDS encoding NAD(+)/NADH kinase, translated as MKDSHQTIGVFVRPTHYQNPLFKKLEQAKEWVLKLLEDEGFESFMIDSLDGAKDERLIEKAYAFLCLGGDGTILGALRMTHSYNKPCFGVRIGNLGFLSAVELNGLKGFLQDLKHNRIKLEEHLALEGRIGKTSFYAINEIVIAKKKALGVLDIQAYVGHTPFNTYKGDGLIIATPLGSTAYNLSAHGPIVHALSQSYILTPLCDFSLTQRPLVLGAEFCLNFCTHEDALVVIDGQATYDLRANQPLYIQKSPTTTKLLQKNSRDYFKVLKEKLLWGESPSKKR; from the coding sequence ATGAAAGATTCACATCAAACTATCGGCGTGTTTGTGCGGCCCACTCATTATCAAAACCCTCTTTTTAAAAAGCTAGAGCAAGCTAAAGAATGGGTTTTAAAGCTTTTAGAAGATGAAGGGTTTGAAAGCTTCATGATTGATAGCCTTGATGGAGCAAAAGATGAGCGGTTGATAGAAAAAGCTTATGCGTTTTTATGTTTAGGGGGCGATGGCACGATTTTAGGGGCTTTAAGAATGACGCATTCTTACAATAAGCCATGTTTTGGGGTTAGAATAGGGAATTTAGGGTTTTTGAGTGCGGTTGAATTGAATGGTTTGAAAGGTTTCTTACAAGATCTCAAGCACAACAGAATCAAATTAGAAGAGCATTTGGCTTTAGAGGGCCGTATCGGGAAAACCTCTTTTTATGCGATCAATGAAATTGTGATCGCCAAAAAAAAAGCTTTAGGGGTTTTAGACATCCAAGCTTATGTGGGCCATACGCCCTTTAACACCTATAAAGGCGATGGGCTTATCATTGCCACGCCCCTAGGCTCAACCGCTTATAATTTGAGCGCTCATGGACCCATTGTGCATGCTTTAAGCCAAAGCTATATTTTAACGCCCTTGTGCGATTTTTCTTTAACGCAACGCCCTTTAGTGCTAGGAGCGGAATTTTGTTTGAATTTTTGCACTCATGAAGACGCTCTTGTGGTCATTGATGGGCAAGCCACCTATGATTTAAGAGCCAACCAACCCCTATACATTCAAAAAAGCCCCACGACCACCAAACTCTTACAAAAAAATTCA